The Pongo abelii isolate AG06213 chromosome 21, NHGRI_mPonAbe1-v2.0_pri, whole genome shotgun sequence genome has a window encoding:
- the TNNC2 gene encoding troponin C, skeletal muscle isoform X2, with protein MIAEFKAAFDMFDADGGGDISVKELGTVMRMLGQTPTKEELDAIIEEVDEDGSGTIDFEEFLVMMVRQMKEDAKGKSEEELAECFRIFDRNADGYIDPEELAEIFRASGEHVTDEEIESLMKDGDKNNDGRIDFDEFLKMMEGVQ; from the exons ATGATCGCTG AGTTCAAGGCTGCCTTTGACATGTTTGATGCTGATGGTGGTGGGGACATCAGCGTCAAGGAGTTGGGCACGGTGATGAGGATGCTGGGCCAGACACCCACCAAAGAGGAGCTGGACGCCATCATCGAGGAGGTGGATGAGGACG GCAGCGGCACCATCGACTTCGAGGAGTTCTTGGTCATGATGGTGCGCCAGATGAAAGAGGACGCGAAGGGGAAGAGCGAGGAGGAGCTGGCTGAGTGCTTCCGCATCTTCGACAG GAATGCAGACGGCTACATCGACCCGGAGGAGCTGGCTGAGATTTTCAGGGCCTCCGGGGAGCACGTGACGGACGAGGAGATCGAATCTCTGATGAAAGACGGCGACAAGAACAACGACGGCCGCATTGACTTCGACG AGTTCCTGAAGATGATGGAGGGCGTGCAGTAA
- the TNNC2 gene encoding troponin C, skeletal muscle isoform X1: MTDQQAEARSYLSEEMIAEFKAAFDMFDADGGGDISVKELGTVMRMLGQTPTKEELDAIIEEVDEDGSGTIDFEEFLVMMVRQMKEDAKGKSEEELAECFRIFDRNADGYIDPEELAEIFRASGEHVTDEEIESLMKDGDKNNDGRIDFDEFLKMMEGVQ; this comes from the exons ATG ACGGACCAGCAGGCTGAGGCCAGGTCCTACCTCAGCGAGGAGATGATCGCTG AGTTCAAGGCTGCCTTTGACATGTTTGATGCTGATGGTGGTGGGGACATCAGCGTCAAGGAGTTGGGCACGGTGATGAGGATGCTGGGCCAGACACCCACCAAAGAGGAGCTGGACGCCATCATCGAGGAGGTGGATGAGGACG GCAGCGGCACCATCGACTTCGAGGAGTTCTTGGTCATGATGGTGCGCCAGATGAAAGAGGACGCGAAGGGGAAGAGCGAGGAGGAGCTGGCTGAGTGCTTCCGCATCTTCGACAG GAATGCAGACGGCTACATCGACCCGGAGGAGCTGGCTGAGATTTTCAGGGCCTCCGGGGAGCACGTGACGGACGAGGAGATCGAATCTCTGATGAAAGACGGCGACAAGAACAACGACGGCCGCATTGACTTCGACG AGTTCCTGAAGATGATGGAGGGCGTGCAGTAA